In Flammeovirga kamogawensis, the sequence GGTGATTCACCCGCAGAGAACATTGGTTATTTTGTACCTCTATATTTGCAGTCGTGCGATTCGCACGGTTTAGTAAAATTATAAATTGAAACAGGAGTGAAGTCAACTCATTGTGAAGAATTAAATTAAGAGAAAGGAAATTTTTCAACACAGAATTAGTCAAAAGGCAATTCACTTTTCAAATAAGTTATTTTTCAAAAATTGTTTTGTTTTTCAACGTCCATCATAATTTTAGAGTTTTCTCAATTAAAGATGTTCACGTTAGGTAAAACTTTTAAGTATCTGTACTTTCAGTATTCAATTTAAAATTAAAAAATACACAGCATAACAATAACTAAATTAGCATATCGGTCGACGCGCCCTCTACGCAATTTAGTCAACCCGTTGTGTGCCATATATAGAAACCCGATTGATGAGAATAATAATACTTCTAACTTTACTTTTTCTAACTCAAATCAGCTTTGGACAAGAAAGCAGAAAAGAAATGGCTGAATCGAAAATCTATGTTCGAGCAACCTACTTTGACCAAAAGAATGAGTTTATCGGACTGCAAGTAAGAACAGACTTAAAAGACACACTGATAGAAAATAGACATTTCTTAAAATTCAAAACGGAAGACTTTGTTGACTATTCTGACATTGAAAAAACCGAAATCTATTTCGAATCCTTTGATAACGGTAATTATAAACTTCTCAATAAAAACCTTGAAACGGTTCACAATATTGACTACAATAAAACGGAAGAACAAATAGCTACACTTTTCGGAAACCAAGTAAAAACTTCACTCGAATATATCGACACAAGAAGGAGTTACCCAAGAGATAGCTTAATAGCAACCGACAAAACACCAAGAAAGTATTACACTACTGACAATTCAGAAATTTATGCTGTAATTATTCCTGACTTGAAAACATTAGCGGTTTCAAGTAATGGACAGTTTTATACAAAACAGCTTTACGGAGACAATTACAATGACATTTCGGAAGGAATTAAAAACGATTTTCAAACCAGCAATCGATTTGACATTCAACCAGGAGATGAAATTCAATTGTTTTATCGCAGAAAATGGTACAACGACTCAACAGGATTAGCAGAATACGAAGACAAACAATTCAAAAATGTCAGGTATATTGGAGATACAATAGTTGACGGAAATAAGTCTCTTAAAATGGAGATTGAAGGCTATAACTATTTAAGTGGTTCAAAAGAGGGACCAGAAGAATTTCTAATGCAAGTTTCCGATAGTGGTTACTATTACGGCAATCAGTTCATTCCATTTAAGGAATACTCAACAGAACTCAAACTTATTGAGCAAAATGGACAAAAAGGATTTTTTCTTCAAGGAGTAAGCAAAGACACAATCAATGGATTTACCTATGAAAAAATTGTTCAAGCCACACCTGACCCTTACCGATATTTTATTCTTCCATTTTTTCCAATGCCGTTTGTGGAATTTGGAAACGTTCAAGGGATAATTACCTATTCAAAAATAAAGGGAATAGAAAAAGGGACAAAACGGGAAAGAACCTACATAACAGACAAAAATAACATTAGAGATATTTACAGTATTTCGAATAATAAAGTACAACTAGAACTCTACTTTTTAGACAAACTCGACATTGAGATTGAAATCAAGGACTATGAAAATGATGAAGTAATCGGTTCATTAAAAACAAAGTCTAAAAAAGGATTAAACTCATTCACAGTAAAGACAGAAAAGTTAGAAAAAGGAAAATCATACAGCGTTCAGATAAACTATAAAGGAGACAGTAATTCGGGAAGTTTCTCGAACGGATTTAAATCAAACCATTAAAATAAATACGGCACACAACAATGGGTATACGTAATGCGGGCTGAAGTGCTAAAATGAAATTATGAACATAAAACAAAATCAACGGTAAACGGAAAGATAAGTGCATTGAAATCCCGCACTACGCATACCCGAGACCGTTGTAGGGTATAAAATCAAGAATCGATGTTTGGATTATTTAAAAAGAAAGAACGCACATTTCCTCCATTTGAGGATCTTAAAAATTCATCTATTAAAAATAAGTTTTTCACAAGGGTGGCTCGATGGGATTGGCTTGATGAATCAAAAATTCACGTTATTGACAATAATGCACCTAGAATGATTACAATGGACCCTTGGCCACAACATATTTTTCTAGAAGCAAAAGGACAAATAACAATTCATGAATTTGTGTATGAAATGGCTTCACAATATGGTAGAAAGGAAACAATACCTAATGAATTAGATAAGACTGTACTTGAAATTATTGATAGTTTGCTTAAAGATAAATTAATAACTTTAATCGAGTCAAAATTAGATTTACCTTATTATTTTGATAAACCAATCTCAAAACAGAATAATGAAAAAGCTAATAAATTAATGTTAGAAGACGGACTAATAAAAGAGTAAAATATACACCCTACAACATCAACTAAACTCCAATCACGGTTGACGCAACCGCTCACGTAGTTTAGTCATCACGTTATGCTGTATAATCTAGGCGAGTGCATCTGCATAATGCACGTTGGTACTAAATTTTTATTATTCAAGCACGGGTGATTCACCCGCAGAAAGTATTAGTTATTTTGTACCTCTATATATGCAGTCGTGCGATTCGCACGGTTTAGTAAAATTATAAACTGAAACAGGAGTGAAGTCAAATCAGTGTGAAGAATTAAATTAGGAGAAAGGAAATTTTTCAACACAGAATTAGTCAAAAGGCAATTCACTTTTCAAATAAGTTATTTTTCAAAAATGGTTTTGTTTTTCAACGTTCATCAAAAATTTAAAGTTCTCTCAATTAATGATGTTCACGTTAGGTAAAACTTTTTAGTATCTGTACTTTCAGTATTCAATTTAAAATTAAAAAATACACAGCATAACAATAACTAAATTAGCATATCGGTCGACGCGCCCTCTACGCAATTTAGTCAACCCGTTATATGCAATTATTGCTGAGAGATATCATAAAATGAATGAACTTATTATAAACAATAGATTTTATGCACCATATTATATTTTTATAAGGTGTAACAAATCTCAAATAGACTCTATCTTTGAAAGGTTAGAGTTAAATAAATGGACAAAGTTGAAGCAAATTAATTCAGACAAGGATATAGCCTTAACTCATAAGCTTTTTTATTCAATTTGGGAAAATGGTTGGTTGCAAATTTTTGATGATTGGGCTTATTCACTTTGGTATGATTCAGACTTCAAAAGTTTACTAACAGAATTGTGCAAAGAGTTTGAGATTTATTATTGTTCAGTAGGAGATATCGATAGTTCATATGAATTTAGTTATTATAAACATGGTGAATTATCAAGAGAATATATTTTAGATGATTCAATCTCAGGTAAAGAATTTATTGAAAAAAGCTATGGTCAACAGTTACCATTTGAAGATGAATTAAATTTAATTAATGATGAGCATGATAAAATATTATTTATAGCATCTAAATTAGGGATTAATGTTTCAAATAATATAAATCTTATAAATAGCTACTACTTGAAGGATAGGGATTTAGAAACACTTTTTTAAAAATAAAAAGCATATAACAATAACTAAATTAGCATATCGGTCGACGCGCCCTCTACGCAATTTAGTCAACCCGTTAGGCGCAAGCAAAAACAACACGAACTGAAATGACACCAAAACAACAATTAAAATCAATCCTGTCAAATCAATATGAATCGGAAGACGAAGACTTGTATAAGGTTGAATTGTTGGACGGTATGACAGATAGCGAGATTGAAAACTTAAAAAGTCAACTTCCAAATAATATTTTACCTAATGAAATCGAAGAATTACTAAGATTCAGTAAAGGCTTTGAATTCTATGGACTTGAAGAAGTACGTTTTGATGCATTCGGTCATTTTGGGTTTGAAGAAATGTTTCCAAACTCAATCCAACTCGCAGGAGATGGATTTGGGAATTTTTCGATTTTGGACATTGACTCAAAAGGAAATTGGAATTCAGTTTACTATGTCTGTCACGACCCAGCTGTAATAGTAAAACACTCTGAAAATTTAACAGAGTTCATTAAACACGTTGACGAGTTTGGACATAAGGGTAATCAATCCAATTTGGACAGTATTCACGAAAAGACCGTAATGGACATTTGGAGTGAAAAAGTCGGAATAATGGAAAAGAATGAGAAGGACTATGACTTTGAAAACGGACAAATTGAATTGCCAGAAATGTTTTTAGTAGCAGACTTGTCCGAAAAACCAATAAAAACAGGATTTCCGTGGGGCAAATCAGGACCGAATACAAAAATCATAAGACCAACTGACGATCCGATTTGGATTGTTGAGAAACGAGTAAAACAAGGTTTTCCATCGAGACTTTTCGGTGGAAAGAAATAAAAAATGCCAGTGCCTAACAATGGCTAAAAAATCATAGCTGCCCTTCGGGACAGCAACGCTTTTTAGCCGGAACGTTAGGCATCATAATCAAGGCGAGTGCATCTGCATAATGCACGTAGGTACTAAATTTTTATTATTCAAGCACGGGTGATTCACCCGCAGAGGGCATTAGTTATTTTGTACCTCTATATTTGCAGTCGTGCGATTCGCACGGTTTAATAAAATTATAAATTGAAACAGGAGTGAAGCTATTTCAGTCAGAAGAATTAAATTAGGAGAAAGGAAATTTTTCAACACAGAATTAGTCAAAAGGCTATTTACTTTTCAAATAAGTAATGTTTAAAAAGATTGTTTTGTTTTTCAACGTTCATAAAAAATTTAGAGTTCTCTCAATTAATGATGTTCACGTTTGGTAAAACTTTTAAGCTTCAGTACTTTCAGTTTATAATTAGAAATTAAAAAAAATACGCTGCCTAACAGCAACTAAATTAGCATATCGGTCGACGCGCCCTCTACGCAATTTAGTCAACCCGTTGGGTACAATAGAAATTTAAGAACAAAAAATGAAATCTTCAATAAAGCTACTATTAATTATCTTTTTCTGGTTGATTGTGCATTTTTCGTATGGTCAAGAAAAATCAATTAATTCATTTAAATTATCTGGGGAAGTACATTTTACTAAAGGTTCACAAAAAGCATTATTACAAAACTTTAAAAACCAGATTAAAAAGAATGGGAAAACAAATTTAGTTCTTGAAATGGGGTTTGCAAACTCTTTTTTGTATACTAAATACTTAATTGATGGTAATGAATTGCCATTAAAACGTATATATGGATATTATGCTTTTGAAGGTTTTAGGTCTTTTATTAAAGAATTAAAAGTGCTTTATGATTCTTTACCTGAGAATGAAAAGTTCGTAATTATTGGTGTTGATTATGAAATCAGATATCCCTTTATACATGTAATTAGTGACATATTTAAAACCATAGAAATTATACCAAATGAGTTAGATGAAATTACTCAAAAATTTATCGATGCAGATAGGGTATTTGGATCACCAAATACAAAACCCCCACTTTCAGAATACAACTACTATAATGAAATGTATGAGAACTTTACTAAATATGAAACCTTATATAAGGAAAACCTTTCAGAAAATGATTTTAATTTACTCAGATTATTATCATTAAAAACAATAAGAAACAAAAGTGTAACAAATAGAAATAATGATCAAGAATGGGTAGCTAACTTTGATGAAATAATTGAATATTATAATATCAGAGACTTTAGTAACTTTTACGGTCAAGTGGGTGCTCGTCATCTATCAAATACACCATTTACCAAAATGATAGAATCACGTTCAAAAAAATATCAATTTGATGAATATTTATATTATAACGGTAAGAGAATTTATAATAAAGGTGATCAAAAAAATATTAATTATGGTGTTATTCAATTTTGTAGCTGGGAATTTAAATTTAGACCAATGATTACTAGAAAAAATCAGCTGAAATTTATTAAAAATGAATATTTCTCAAAATTTGAA encodes:
- a CDS encoding SMI1/KNR4 family protein, which gives rise to MTPKQQLKSILSNQYESEDEDLYKVELLDGMTDSEIENLKSQLPNNILPNEIEELLRFSKGFEFYGLEEVRFDAFGHFGFEEMFPNSIQLAGDGFGNFSILDIDSKGNWNSVYYVCHDPAVIVKHSENLTEFIKHVDEFGHKGNQSNLDSIHEKTVMDIWSEKVGIMEKNEKDYDFENGQIELPEMFLVADLSEKPIKTGFPWGKSGPNTKIIRPTDDPIWIVEKRVKQGFPSRLFGGKK